CATATTTTTTAAAAATAACTGCTCTTGGATCTGAAATGGAATATACAGCATGTCCTATCCCATAAATGAGACCAGATTTATCAAATGCTTCCTTGTTAAGTAATTTAGCAAGATAATTTTCAACTTCTTCATCATCACTCCAGTCCTTCAAATTTTCCTTCATGTCATTAAACATTTCAACTACTTTGAGATTTGCACCTCCATGTCTTGGACCTTTTAAAGAACCAAGAGCTGCTGCAATTACTGAATAAGTATCTGAACCTGCAGATGTTACAACGTGGGTAACAAAAGAGGAATTGTTGCCTCCTCCATGTTCAGCATGAAGTACCAATGCAAGATCTAGGAGCATGGCTTCAAGCTTAGTATATTTACAGTCATTTCTAAGCATATGTAAAATATTTTCAGCTGTACTCAGATGTGGTTCAGGGCTGTGAATAATAAGACTCTTATTTTTATGATAATGGGAAAAGGCATGATATCCATAAACACCAATTAGAGGGAAACAAGCTATGAGTCTAATACATTGTTTCAATACATTATCTATGGAAGTATTATCAGCGTTATCATCAATACTGTAAAGAGCCAGTACACTTCTTGCCATTGAATTCATTATATTTTTACTTGGCATTTTTAATATCATATCCCGAACAAAATCTTCAGGTAAATTTCTATACTTTGAAACAAGTTCTGTAAACTGATTAAGTTCCTTCTTATTAGGTAGTTCTCCAAAAAGCAACAAATAACAAACTTCTTCAAAACCAAAACGATCATCTTTTAAGAAACCATTTACTATATACTGTATATTGATACCTCTATACATTAAGGTACCTGGAATGGGGATAACTTCATTTTCATCTATAATGTATGAATGTACTTCTCCAATTTCTGTTAATCCCACCAGTACTCCCCTGCCATCTGCGTCCCTAAGACCACGTTTAACCTGGTATTTGTTATATAACTCAGGATCAATAGAATTCCTTAACTTTTTAGATAGATCTTGTTCAAATTTCTCTAAATCCATATTATCCATAATATATTACCTCACAAAATTATTAATTTATAGCTCTACCTATAATAATAAAGTTTTAATTTTAATATACTGAAAAGTGCTGATCTACGTTAATATTAACCTTTAAAACAAATAAAAATACACATTAAGGAATATTAATGCAATCAATAAAATTAAGTTTCTGTATAATAATTTTTACCTAAATCATATAAATATATAATACAGTCAATTATACAGAAGAAAGTTACACTTTTCAATTAATTTTTAATAATTAACTTTAATCTACTAAATTTGTAAGGTGATAGTTCGACATATCGAATTAATTAATCAGTTCAATATATTATCATAGTCATAAAATCGTAATAAAAATTTAATTATGCGTGTATATAAGCTGTATTTTATTAATTTTTAATGTTGTCTAAAATTCTAAGTCTATATGCATTCATACTGGTGTTCCCCAATTTATCCATAAGCTTGTAATTAGCATAAGCACCAACTACTGCACCAATTCCAGGTACCATTTGAAGCATCTTTGCAATATCTATATAGTCTCTATATTCCTGCTGGAAAGTCCTCCAATCAAAATCATCTTTATTCATTGGAAGAGATTTAGAATGATCATTCCAATGAGACATAATGTTATAAATTTCATTTCTTCTCTTTTGACTTGAGAATGCTATTTGAAATATATATAAAATATATAACCTTTCTTTATAATTCTTTAAATCAAAGCCGTAAATACCTGCTATATCAAATAAAAATTTTATCTTTAAGCTTAAAAGAATAGGGAAATCTGCTAAGCTTAAAAGAATACCTCCTGCTCCGGTTCCTGCTCCGCTTAACATCGCAGCTTTTCTGTAAGATTCTATTTTTTCCCTTGCTATACTTTCCCTATTCTTTAGATTTAAACTGTGAAGTGGATTTTTTGAGATATATTTGCAAGTGAATATTACCCCCTTTACCATGTTTTTTATGGAGCCAGTAATTATAATGTTGGCTTTTTCAGGGACAATGCTATTTAATTTTTTCTGGATACCCTTGGTAAAATTATTTGTGAAACCGGCATTTTTAGTCATCTTTTTCTGCCAAGCTAATAATTCTTTTAAAACTTTACTTTCATATGAATCCATATATTCTCCTTATAACAATCAATTTTATATACTATATTTAATATACCTTAAAATTTCTCTAAGTTCTAGTATAATTGATTTTTATACTGTTCGTTACTTATTCTTTCTATAGGCTCAACATATTCTTCATCTTCATCCTCATATTCTTCAATTATATTTTTTCTTCTATTAAATTTTCCTACAGATTGGTAACTATCCTCTGCATCAAATTCTGTCTGACTATCATATCCCAGATCAAGGGTATGTTTAATAACTTCTTCTTCTGCAGGCCTATTTCTTTTTTCAGCAGGTTTTATATTATCAATAGTTCTTTGACAGTCAATACAATACTCAGTGTAGGGAATAGATTCTAACCTATTTTCGTTTATATTTTTTCCGCATTTTTTGCATATACCATAGGTGCCATTTTCTATGTTTTTTAAAGCATCTTCTATTTTTCTTATAATAATTTTTTCATTTTTTTCGAAAGCTATTCCTCTTTCCTTATCATATATACTGCTGGCGCTATCTGCAGGGTGATTGTCATAAAAAGATAATTCCGCAGACATTTCAGTATTGGATTTTATGGTTTCATTTTTTCCCATTTGTTTTAATAAATTATACGCTTCATTCTTTTGTGATTCTAATTTGTATTTTAGATTTCTTAGCAATTTATCATCCATATTAGCATAACACCTTCCATTTATATTTAGACATATACTTATTTTAACTTAAAAAATATCATTTATTCCGTAATTATAAATTATCATGTAAGAACAATAAAATTCTCTTGATAAGGAAGACTAAATAATGTAAAATAAATACAACATGATAATAGGATAAAGGATATGAAAAGGAATAGTACTTATAGTCTAAATTTTAGAAAGCTGTTGGCTGATGTGAAACAGTATGAGGAATATATGGAACTCACCTTGGAAACTTCTATTTAAAATTCAGAACTAGGCTATATGCGACTTCTGAAAAGTAGATATAGACAGAAACCCTCTGTTATAAGGGAAAGACATAAAATTTATTTAACTTGTGTCTTTAAAATATAAACTTGAATTTATAAATTGGAGTGGTACAGCGAAGATTTAATCTTTCGTCTCTAACTGCAGTATTGGCAGAAGACGAAAGATTTTTTTATTACTATGAAAAAGGAGAGAAGGAATATGCACAATTATAAAAAATATAAAAAAAATTATTTTTTACCACCAGTACCATCAACAAATTGGGTGAATAAAGATTACATTGATAAAGCACCTATATGGTGCAGTGTAGATTTACGGGATGGCAATCAGGCATTAATAGAACCTATGGATTTAGAAGAAAAACTTGAATTTTTTCAAATGTTATTAAAAATAGGGTTTAAGGAAATTGAAGTTGGATTTCCAGCGGCATCTGAAACAGAATATCAATTTTTGAGAACAATTATTGAGAAAAATATGATTCCAGAAGATGTGACAATACAAGTTCTGACGCAAGCAAGAGAGCATATTATAAGAAAAACCTTTGATGCCATAAAAGGTGCTCCTAAAGCAATTGTTCACTTGTATAATTCCACTTCTGTTGCACAAAGGGAGCAAGTATTTAAAAAAACAAAAGAAGAAGTTAAACAATTAGCTATAGAAGGAGCTAAATTATTAAAAGAATTATCATTGGATACAGAGGGTAATTTTTCTTTTCAATACAGTCCTGAAAGTTTTCCTGGGACTGAAGTAGATTATGCACTTGATGTGTGCAATAATATACTTGATATTTGGCAGCCAGGTTGTGGACATAAAGTAGTTATCAATATCCCTACAACTGTTGAAAATGCTATGCCTCATGTATTTGCTAGTCAAGTGGAATATATAAATAATAATTTAAAATATAGAGAAAATGTTATTTTATCCTTACATCCTCATAATGATAGGGGCTGTGGAGTTTGTGATGCAGAACTTGGATTATTGGCAGGTGCAGATCGAATTGAAGGAACCTTATTTGGAAACGGAGAAAGGACAGGTAATGTAGATATTATTACAGTTGCTATGAATCTTTATTCTCACGGCGTTGATCCTAACTTAGATTTTAGCGATATACCAAATATTTGTAATAAATATGAAAAACTCACCAAAATGAGTGTACATGAGAGACAACCTTATGCTGGTTCACTGGTATTCACAGCTTTTTCTGGCTCCCATCAGGACGCCATTGCAAAAGGTATGAGCTGGCGTGAAGAAAAAGATTGCAGGCATTGGACAGTACCTTATTTACCTATTGATCCTAAAGATGTAGGAAGAAAATATGACTCAGATGTGATACGCTTTAACAGTCAATCTGGAAAAGGTGGTGTGAGCTATATTCTTAAACAGAATTTTGGCATTCAATTACCTGAAAAGATGAAGGAGGAAATGGGTTATATATCCAAATCAATTTCCGACGCCCAGCATAAAGAGTTAACTCCAGAATGGATCTATGAAGTGTTTGAATCAGAATATATGGGAACCAGTCACATTTTCAGAATAGATGAATGTCACTTTAAGCAGCAAGATGGTATAATTGCAGAAGTTACA
This window of the Clostridium kluyveri DSM 555 genome carries:
- a CDS encoding citrate/2-methylcitrate synthase — encoded protein: MDNMDLEKFEQDLSKKLRNSIDPELYNKYQVKRGLRDADGRGVLVGLTEIGEVHSYIIDENEVIPIPGTLMYRGINIQYIVNGFLKDDRFGFEEVCYLLLFGELPNKKELNQFTELVSKYRNLPEDFVRDMILKMPSKNIMNSMARSVLALYSIDDNADNTSIDNVLKQCIRLIACFPLIGVYGYHAFSHYHKNKSLIIHSPEPHLSTAENILHMLRNDCKYTKLEAMLLDLALVLHAEHGGGNNSSFVTHVVTSAGSDTYSVIAAALGSLKGPRHGGANLKVVEMFNDMKENLKDWSDDEEVENYLAKLLNKEAFDKSGLIYGIGHAVYSISDPRAVIFKKYVKKLAKEKGLEDEYNLYAKVEKLASKLMKNLSKVNKDVSANVDFYSGFVYRMLDIPIEMYTPIFAISRIVGWSAHRIEEIVNNGKIVRPAFKCVSRRRNYISLENR
- a CDS encoding EcsC family protein, which encodes MDSYESKVLKELLAWQKKMTKNAGFTNNFTKGIQKKLNSIVPEKANIIITGSIKNMVKGVIFTCKYISKNPLHSLNLKNRESIAREKIESYRKAAMLSGAGTGAGGILLSLADFPILLSLKIKFLFDIAGIYGFDLKNYKERLYILYIFQIAFSSQKRRNEIYNIMSHWNDHSKSLPMNKDDFDWRTFQQEYRDYIDIAKMLQMVPGIGAVVGAYANYKLMDKLGNTSMNAYRLRILDNIKN
- a CDS encoding TraR/DksA C4-type zinc finger protein, which produces MDDKLLRNLKYKLESQKNEAYNLLKQMGKNETIKSNTEMSAELSFYDNHPADSASSIYDKERGIAFEKNEKIIIRKIEDALKNIENGTYGICKKCGKNINENRLESIPYTEYCIDCQRTIDNIKPAEKRNRPAEEEVIKHTLDLGYDSQTEFDAEDSYQSVGKFNRRKNIIEEYEDEDEEYVEPIERISNEQYKNQLY
- a CDS encoding 2-isopropylmalate synthase; translated protein: MHNYKKYKKNYFLPPVPSTNWVNKDYIDKAPIWCSVDLRDGNQALIEPMDLEEKLEFFQMLLKIGFKEIEVGFPAASETEYQFLRTIIEKNMIPEDVTIQVLTQAREHIIRKTFDAIKGAPKAIVHLYNSTSVAQREQVFKKTKEEVKQLAIEGAKLLKELSLDTEGNFSFQYSPESFPGTEVDYALDVCNNILDIWQPGCGHKVVINIPTTVENAMPHVFASQVEYINNNLKYRENVILSLHPHNDRGCGVCDAELGLLAGADRIEGTLFGNGERTGNVDIITVAMNLYSHGVDPNLDFSDIPNICNKYEKLTKMSVHERQPYAGSLVFTAFSGSHQDAIAKGMSWREEKDCRHWTVPYLPIDPKDVGRKYDSDVIRFNSQSGKGGVSYILKQNFGIQLPEKMKEEMGYISKSISDAQHKELTPEWIYEVFESEYMGTSHIFRIDECHFKQQDGIIAEVTIEYNKQHKVLNGKGNGRLDAVSNALKQYFSVDYEISCYEEHALEKGSSSKAISYVGITCHDKLYWGVGVDPDIIKSSIQALIAAINRSGQIS